A segment of the Necator americanus strain Aroian chromosome IV, whole genome shotgun sequence genome:
CTGGAATCGATGTGCGATTATGTGACCTGGGAGAAACTATTGAAGAAGTGAGTTTGTCTCAACCTTTAAGTCATGCTGATCTCAAActttatttcatatattttttgctgtttgGGTGATGACGTCGCACGAAGTAGAACTTGACGGACGCACATACACAGTGAAACCGATTCGCAATCTCAATGGCCACTCAATTGGACCGTACCGGTGAGTGTCTCTTATACAGTTACGAAACACTCTACTTTCTTCTGCGTTTGCAGAATACTTATCTCTTTATTCTATCTATCTTACTCGTGTTTTATCCCCCATCACACTCCACCTTTTGGCGATAATCTCACTGTTGATACATTTCTGCATTTTAAAATCAACAGCCAACTGTTAAGCAATGCTCACTAACACTTGTAACAACAATGATTAGCCTGGtgctatttcatttttcttgtagaGGATGAATGCTTTTAAATGTGGACATACTTATCTATCGTTCTTCAAAGATCTTAGATTGTTTACTAATAACTGTTATTTTGGGTCTTTTCCCGCTTCTAGTTGAGTAGTTGAAATGCAACGCTTTCTTAAGGATTCACGCCGGAAAGACGGTACCAATTGTAAAAGGCGGCGACCAAACTAAAATGGAGGAGAATGAGGTTTCCTATATCGTTGTTTCAGCTGTTAATTGTACTAGCTACCCGTGCACTGTTTTATAGGTTTATGCTATCGAGACTTTTGGATCGACTGGTAAAGGATACGTGCACGACGACATGGAATGTTCACACTACATGAAGAACTTCGAACTGGCTGAAGAGCATATTCCGCTGAGGTTATACAGTTCcccgaacatttttttctgcgcgTGGTAATAGTCATGTTCCAGACTACCTCGTTCAAAAGCTCTTCTTAATACCATCGACAAGAACTTCGGCACACTTGCATTCTGTCGAAGATGGGTTGATCGACTGGGTGAAACAAAATACCTCATGTCACTAAAGGATCTTTGCGAcaaggtattttttctttaacaagTACGAGTCCACGCGCATTTAAATATACCACAAATCCTTCCAGTGAAGTGAAGTCCACATTTTTCTGAGAGCATTCTTCTTAAAATACGGTACAGACAAGCATATTCTCGCTGCCTTTTggatatttctggaattctttCTTGTAAGCTAATAATAGCTCTCTACTTTATCAAACACTATTTGATTCAACAGAAATTCATCCTTTAATCCGACAAAAAAGTCTGGAAGTAGTGACCCAGCTTCTATAGGTGTATTAAGCTGTGGTTGGTATTCCAGACAATCTTATTATGCAAGGAAATGAAACTTTGTTGGAGGCTAATTGACTCACTTTCTACCAACATGAAGAATAAGACACATAGTGCctgacgttgatcaatccctttggGTACACCAATTTCGAATCGTTGCGGTATCATACCTGTGTGCAGCCTATACAGGGACTTGCGGAGGCCGTTTGTGTAGCTAATTAGTGTCCGTGTTCTCACAGACAAGTTTGATGCCGATTTATAGAccacaaagaaatgaaaggccGTCTTATCCCTTAGAAGGTCTCGTCAAGTACGCAGCCGCTGCTGAGACCACCTACCGTCTACTGACACTTACACTTTACCAACATACCTGTCGTAGATGTAGGGGATCAAACgactttcttcgttttctttttggattaGAAATTGCTGTATATTTAAGAACCTTCTATTCTTACCACTCAAAGAAACCTTTAGAGAAATTGGAGGAGAAGGAGGTTCCACCCATGTGCCCAGCGTGGCCGTCGTTATGTAGTTGCAGCTCATGATTCCAAAAGAACATGAGCTGGTTGCAGGAGCAACTCCATAGAATTTTTCCCCTTTCTTATCGCATTGAACTAACTAAACGGAGAATTGAACTAAGAAGTCGATCTTGCCCGAAGTAGTCACTCGTTGATCAAAATATGggcgcgtcgtatgtgaggacattaacCAGTTGCTACGATCTATGCACCATTACGATACAGGCCTTTCACCGCGCCTCACTATATGCTTTCGGAATAGGGTGCGACGGATTACAgtggcgatactatatcgacGAAACTGTTGCTTGCTGCAGTGCAGTGGATAGGGAAATAACTTGCTTCaaaagaaaggggcatacgtgttgatggaagattcctctcaATCTTCGTTCTGCGGACCTCATCGTCCTCTTCTTGAGAAGTACCAGTGAAGCAGATACAATGCTCAAGGAATtaaacgaagcagggaagacaATCGAATAAACAAAGAGAAGACATTTTTGGATTCATGAAAAACTTATACTGTGAAGGTGGAGGAATAgtgaacaacaaaacaaagggATGGATGTACGATAAGCTTCGAAGTAGGTATCGATAACCAACTTCGCGAGAAATCATCacactctgttttttttcttctctttccatGTTTGTTCACTGCATAACCTTGTGTTCGGCGACATCTGAGAAGCTGGTGTCATTGAGCTCAGCGCATACGATTGCAATATTGAATGCTTGCAGCTGCATCCTCAATAAATATTTCAGCGACGCTGCAATATCATGCGCAATATCGGGTTAGCCCAATATTGGGgcggtgtggcgcagtcggtaagaggatCTGCTGTGGTTGACTCGTgtggtaggataaaaacactggcttgatatatcggctagcccctgcaagtcattgtataggccagttacacgttcgtaaacctcaaacgattttgaattgaggtgaagccggtggcgcatcccaagtcgattgattaacgccagacttTCTGTCCTTCATCCTATATCGAGATAGAAATACCTATACCTTTTACAAggtctttttttgcattctgtttatttctgaTGTTGTAGACGAATAGAGATGGTCTGTTAGTTCGTCTCTCCAGAACGTGCAAATCTCTGCGCTGTTCCAAATCAGGGGAACGTAACCCTGTCAAACATATGCGGCATAGGTTTTGGcgataaaaaaattctaaccTATGACAAGATGCATTTCATGTAAAACCGTGTAATTTTGTTCTAAAAGAAGTATTGCAGGGAATCGTAGACCCATATCCTCCGCTGTGCGATGTGAAAGGCTGCTATACAGCTCAATGGGAGCACACGCTCGTACTTCGCCCGACATGCAAAGAAGTATTATCGCGAGGCGAAGATTATTAAGATATTTTGATCGCTTTCAATAGCTTCCATCTCTCATCTGctgagttttatttttctccatcGCTATCGGATCCAGTAGGATCATTGATGTGTTCAAATGGTGTGCGTGTAGTTGTTTTATATGTATTTCACTGAGGTACCTTGTGTGGTGTTGTCTTATTTGTACCATTCTTAATTATGATAGTTTATTTTTGTCCTCAATTCCAGTAGTTGCTACACAACGTTGTCGCTGCTTGATCTTTTCGCTAAGTCAGTGGGTGTGAAAGGGGAAACAGTAAAAATTGAATGCGTTCCCGCTATCACAGCACAGAAGAAGCGCCATAGAAATCACTATTACTCCGAACTCGTCCGCTACAGCGGTTCTGCGCATCATCGTCATTTTAGCACACTTTTTTTAGACTTGTT
Coding sequences within it:
- a CDS encoding hypothetical protein (NECATOR_CHRIV.G14108.T1); this translates as MTSHEVELDGRTYTVKPIRNLNGHSIGPYRIHAGKTVPIVKGGDQTKMEENEVYAIETFGSTGKGYVHDDMECSHYMKNFELAEEHIPLRLPRSKALLNTIDKNFGTLAFCRRWVDRLGETKYLMSLKDLCDKGIVDPYPPLCDVKGCYTAQWEHTLVLRPTCKEVLSRGEDY